In the genome of Loxodonta africana isolate mLoxAfr1 chromosome 16, mLoxAfr1.hap2, whole genome shotgun sequence, one region contains:
- the CHST3 gene encoding carbohydrate sulfotransferase 3 — protein MDKGLPLPQDCRDFLHSLRMRSKYALFLAFVVVVFVFIEKENKIISRVSDKLKQIPQALADANSTNPALLLAENASLLSLRELDSAFSQLQSRLRNLSLQLGLEPEAEAEGEEEEEKPPQPAVAGPRRHVLLMATTRTGSSFVGEFFNQQGNIFYLFEPLWHVERTVSFEPGGANAAGSALVYRDVLKQLFLCDLYVLEHFINPLPEDHLTQFMFRRSSSRSLCEDPVCTPLVKKVFEKYHCKNRRCGPLNVTLAAEACRRKEHMALKAVRIRQLEFLQPLAEDPRLDLRVIQLVRDPRAVLASRMVAFAGKYETWKKWLAEGQDQLREEEVQRLRGNCESIRLSAELGLRQPTWLQGRYMLVRYEDVARQPLQKAREMYRFAGIALTPQVEDWIQKNTQAAQDSSGIYSTQKNSSEQFEKWRFSMPFKLAQVVQAACGPAMRLFGYRLVQDAASLTNRSFSLLEERGAFWVT, from the exons ATGGATAAAGGACTCCCTCTGCCCCAGGACTGCCGGGACTTTCTGCACAGCCTGAGGATGAGGAGCAAATATGCCCTTTTCCTGGCTTTCGTGGTGGTAGTTTTTGTCTTcattgaaaaggaaaataaaatcatatCAAG GGTGTCAGACAAGCTGAAGCAGATCCCCCAGGCTCTGGCAGATGCCAACAGCACCAACCCAGCCCTGCTCTTGGCCGAGAATGCATCCCTTTTGTCCCTGAGGGAGCTTGATTCTGCCTTCTCCCAGCTACAGAGTCGCCTGCGAAACCTAAGCCTGCAGCTGGGCTTGGAGCCGGAAGCTGAGGCTgaaggggaggaagaggaggagaagccaCCCCAGCCCGCTGTGGCCGGGCCCCGGCGCCACGTGCTGCTCATGGCCACCACGCGCACTGGCTCCTCCTTCGTTGGCGAGTTCTTCAACCAGCAGGGCAACATCTTCTACCTCTTTGAGCCGCTGTGGCATGTCGAGCGCACGGTGTCCTTTGAGCCCGGAGGCGCCAATGCCGCCGGCTCGGCCCTGGTGTACCGCGACGTGCTCAAGCAGCTCTTCCTGTGCGACCTTTACGTCCTGGAGCACTTCATCAACCCCCTGCCGGAGGACCACCTGACGCAGTTCATGTTCCGCCGGAGCTCCAGCCGCTCGCTCTGCGAGGACCCGGTGTGCACGCCCTTGGTCAAGAAGGTCTTCGAGAAGTACCACTGCAAGAATCGCCGCTGCGGCCCCCTCAACGTGACGCTGGCCGCAGAGGCCTGCCGCCGCAAGGAGCACATGGCCCTCAAGGCCGTCCGCATCCGGCAGCTGGAGTTTCTGCAGCCGCTGGCCGAGGACCCCCGGCTGGACCTGCGCGTCATCCAGCTGGTGCGAGACCCCCGAGCCGTGCTGGCCTCCCGTATGGTGGCCTTCGCCGGCAAGTATGAGACCTGGAAGAAGTGGCTCGCCGAGGGCCAGGACCAGCTGAGAGAGGAGGAGGTGCAGCGGCTCCGGGGCAACTGCGAGAGCATCCGCCTGTCAGCCGAGCTGGGCCTGCGGCAGCCCACCTGGCTGCAGGGCCGCTACATGCTGGTGCGCTACGAGGACGTGGCGCGCCAGCCCCTGCAGAAGGCACGTGAGATGTACCGCTTTGCGGGCATAGCCCTGACCCCACAGGTGGAGGACTGGATCCAGAAGAACACCCAGGCGGCCCAGGACAGTAGCGGCATCTACTCCACGCAGAAGAACTCCTCGGAGCAGTTTGAGAAGTGGCGCTTCAGCATGCCCTTTAAGCTGGCACAGGTGGTGCAGGCCGCCTGCGGCCCCGCCATGCGTCTCTTTGGCTACAGACTGGTACAGGATGCTGCGTCCCTTACCAACCGCTCCTTTAGCCTACTGGAGGAGCGTGGTGCCTTCTGGGTCACGTAG